One part of the Streptomyces lydicus genome encodes these proteins:
- a CDS encoding MBL fold metallo-hydrolase: MFFVDTLEIEGLGNRSYLAGGMRAALAVDPPRDIEQVIAAAARRGVRIAFVAETHLHNDYVTGGLELARVTGARYLVPAGASVAFARTPVADGDTFPVDEHLVLQAIATPGHTPHHTSYVLEEDGRAVAAFTGGSLLIGTVGRPDLVEPRLTEQLARAQHASARRLAERLDDEVPVLPTHGFGSFCSSAQAEGDATTIGRERRTNDALTRDVDTFVTEMLASLDDVPAYYAHMGPANAAGPAPVDLTPPAPADAEQIAARLAAGEWVVDLRSRIAFAQGHVAGSFNFEGEGKLATYLAWLIPWGKPVTLLAGTPEQVAAAQRELVRVGIDRPAAAATGDPAGWVRAGEELASFPRARFADLAAVRARGEQVVVLDVRRDAERAGGFVDGSVHIPIHELPGRIGDVPDGVVWVHCAGGMRAAIAASLLDAAGREVVAVDDGFDAATAAGLTLTPPDSTD, encoded by the coding sequence GTGTTCTTCGTCGACACCCTGGAAATCGAGGGACTGGGCAACCGCAGCTACCTGGCCGGCGGGATGCGGGCCGCGCTGGCGGTGGACCCGCCCCGCGACATCGAGCAGGTCATCGCCGCGGCGGCGCGGCGCGGGGTGCGCATAGCCTTCGTGGCCGAGACCCACCTGCACAACGACTACGTCACCGGTGGCCTGGAACTGGCCCGTGTGACCGGGGCCCGCTACCTGGTGCCGGCCGGCGCGTCGGTCGCCTTCGCGCGTACCCCGGTCGCCGACGGCGACACGTTCCCGGTGGACGAGCACCTGGTGCTGCAGGCCATCGCCACCCCCGGTCACACCCCGCACCACACGTCCTACGTGCTGGAGGAGGACGGTCGGGCGGTGGCGGCGTTCACCGGCGGGTCCTTGCTGATCGGCACCGTCGGCCGGCCGGACCTCGTCGAGCCGCGGCTGACCGAGCAGCTGGCCCGCGCCCAGCACGCCTCGGCCCGCCGGCTGGCCGAACGGCTGGACGACGAGGTGCCGGTGCTGCCCACCCACGGGTTCGGCAGTTTCTGTTCCTCCGCGCAGGCGGAGGGGGACGCGACCACGATCGGTCGGGAGCGCCGGACCAACGACGCGCTGACCCGGGACGTGGACACGTTCGTCACCGAGATGCTCGCCTCATTGGACGACGTGCCCGCCTACTACGCACACATGGGCCCGGCCAACGCCGCCGGCCCCGCGCCGGTCGACCTCACCCCGCCCGCGCCCGCCGACGCCGAACAGATCGCCGCCCGGCTGGCCGCGGGGGAGTGGGTGGTGGACCTGCGCAGCCGGATCGCCTTCGCCCAGGGGCATGTGGCCGGCTCGTTCAACTTCGAGGGCGAGGGCAAGCTCGCCACCTACCTGGCCTGGCTGATCCCCTGGGGCAAGCCGGTCACCCTGCTGGCCGGGACGCCCGAACAAGTCGCCGCCGCGCAGCGGGAGCTGGTCCGGGTCGGCATCGACCGTCCGGCCGCCGCCGCCACCGGCGATCCGGCCGGCTGGGTCCGTGCGGGCGAGGAGCTCGCCTCCTTCCCGCGTGCCCGCTTCGCCGACCTCGCCGCGGTACGTGCGCGCGGCGAGCAGGTGGTGGTGCTGGACGTACGGCGCGATGCCGAGCGGGCGGGCGGGTTCGTCGACGGCTCGGTCCACATTCCGATCCACGAGCTGCCCGGCCGCATCGGCGACGTGCCCGACGGGGTGGTGTGGGTGCATTGCGCCGGCGGGATGCGTGCGGCGATCGCCGCGTCCCTGCTGGATGCCGCCGGACGCGAGGTGGTCGCCGTCGACGACGGCTTCGACGCCGCCACCGCGGCGGGCCTCACCCTCACCCCGCCCGACAGCACCGACTGA
- a CDS encoding rhodanese-like domain-containing protein, which yields MFSLQFSLLRRGPARLTPQQAHRQTSDGPAVLLDVRETPEWQAGYAPGALHLPLSRLRVGAALPEAVRGRPVVLICRSGNRSRTAADLLAARGVAAGDVVGGMTAWVRAGLPVTGGRGAGGGTA from the coding sequence ATGTTCTCGCTTCAGTTCTCGCTTCTTCGCCGTGGCCCTGCCCGCCTCACCCCGCAGCAGGCCCACCGGCAGACCAGTGACGGGCCGGCCGTCCTGCTTGATGTCCGCGAAACACCGGAGTGGCAGGCCGGGTACGCGCCCGGTGCGCTGCACCTGCCGCTGAGCCGCCTGAGGGTCGGGGCGGCTCTGCCCGAAGCCGTACGGGGCAGGCCGGTGGTCCTCATCTGCCGCTCCGGAAACCGCTCCCGTACAGCCGCCGACCTCCTCGCCGCCCGCGGTGTGGCGGCCGGCGACGTCGTCGGCGGGATGACCGCCTGGGTCCGCGCGGGCCTGCCGGTCACCGGGGGCCGCGGCGCCGGCGGTGGCACAGCGTGA
- a CDS encoding sulfite exporter TauE/SafE family protein translates to MSALILALVAGAVVGLALGALGGGGSVLAVPALIYLLGFTPAAATTASLVIVTATSLTALYAHARAGNVRWRAGTLFAAAGLVPAAVAGAAAAHLPQALLTAAFAAVATLAAARMLRPARTVAGHPQRAVRPARAARAGAGLGALTGLLGVGGGFLAVPTLVTVLAFEMQAAVGTSLLVISTNSLASLATRGATTAGADWAVIAPFTGAAILGAWDGKRLAAKVTGTLLKRTFALLLLAVAAFMLVDALA, encoded by the coding sequence GTGAGCGCGCTGATCCTGGCCCTGGTCGCCGGCGCCGTGGTCGGGCTCGCGCTCGGCGCGCTCGGCGGGGGCGGCAGCGTCCTGGCGGTGCCCGCGCTGATCTACCTGCTCGGCTTCACCCCCGCGGCGGCCACCACCGCGAGCCTGGTCATCGTCACCGCCACCTCCCTGACCGCCCTGTACGCCCACGCCCGGGCCGGGAACGTGCGCTGGAGGGCGGGGACGCTGTTCGCGGCGGCCGGGCTGGTGCCGGCCGCGGTGGCGGGCGCCGCGGCGGCGCACCTGCCGCAGGCCCTGCTGACGGCCGCCTTCGCCGCCGTGGCCACGCTGGCCGCGGCGCGCATGCTCCGCCCCGCCCGCACAGTGGCCGGGCACCCGCAGCGCGCGGTGCGCCCGGCCCGGGCGGCCCGGGCCGGTGCGGGGCTGGGGGCGCTGACCGGACTGCTCGGCGTCGGCGGGGGCTTCCTCGCCGTCCCCACTCTGGTCACGGTGCTGGCGTTCGAGATGCAGGCCGCCGTCGGCACCAGCCTGCTGGTCATCTCGACGAACTCGCTCGCCTCGCTCGCCACCCGCGGCGCCACTACGGCCGGCGCGGACTGGGCGGTGATCGCCCCCTTCACCGGGGCCGCGATCCTCGGCGCCTGGGACGGCAAGCGCCTGGCCGCGAAGGTCACCGGCACCCTGCTGAAACGCACCTTCGCGCTCCTGCTGCTGGCCGTCGCCGCCTTCATGCTCGTCGACGCCCTCGCCTGA
- a CDS encoding metal-sensitive transcriptional regulator, which yields MELTMAAEELKTVVNRLRRAQGQIAGVIKMVEEGRDCEDVVTQLAAASRALDKAGFAIIATGLQRCLTDADMAAPEDREQMRARLEKLFLSLA from the coding sequence GTGGAATTGACGATGGCGGCCGAGGAACTGAAGACGGTGGTCAACCGGCTGCGCAGGGCGCAGGGCCAGATCGCCGGTGTGATCAAGATGGTCGAGGAGGGGCGGGACTGCGAGGACGTGGTCACCCAGCTCGCGGCCGCCTCCCGGGCCTTGGACAAGGCCGGTTTCGCGATCATCGCCACCGGTCTGCAGCGCTGCCTGACCGATGCGGACATGGCCGCGCCGGAGGACCGGGAGCAGATGCGCGCCCGTCTGGAGAAGCTGTTCCTTTCGCTGGCCTGA